One window of Serinus canaria isolate serCan28SL12 chromosome 3, serCan2020, whole genome shotgun sequence genomic DNA carries:
- the SLX4IP gene encoding protein SLX4IP isoform X1, protein MASNKFVIKCGNFAVLVDVHILPQGSSKDTSWFSDHEKEWFLFQEVCKLLEEVVASRVKHYLEAPKQRGQKPTEQGSSGPLFLTANSLHITAYFMKRWVNLRCALGKRYRELRVFPEKFIVCVSKLDFDPSDVTCDNGGLKEQLSNGTSEYFTESAENKKLKISLSEQIKQDILRKIVKRTKPRRSSASKPQISKDSKKVYLGWADSQTENRKSDCETSPSARAAVKRRSPGLLKDCTNTAESSLALPVLEQRRDVGQREPEEVRSQHQAHSLQWPEARLLSESPPCCSESALPAPKQSQRLTRAQAQLETCASQEKLEHFTKVSSEGTPLTSINTEMSECEDNCLGPFLEEKTPLNYRLFARQDVTETLVDKKSLTLRKNPSWSLLVSSSGVQASQNEIRTAPEELPAVPTSELHPMSSEKLSQKRKKEVENGLGKLKLRRLNKSKYELLP, encoded by the exons tgtgggAACTTTGCTGTCTTGGTGGATGTTCATATTTTGCCTCAAGGCTCCAGTAAAGACACCAGCTGGTTTTCAGATCATGAGAAAGAG TGGTTTCTCTTTCAGGAGGTCTGCAAGCTGCTGGAAGAAGTTGTTGCTTCAAGGGTCAAACACTACTTGGAGGCACCTAAACAGCGTGGTCAGAAGCCCACGGAACAGGGATCATCTGGGCCCTTGTTTCTTACTg CCAACAGTTTGCACATTACTGCCTACTTTATGAAGAGATGGGTTAATCTCCGTTGTGCTCTAGGGAAACGTTATCGTG AGCTCCGTGTGTTTCCAGAGAAATTTATCGTTTGTGTCAGTAAACTTGACTTTGATCCAAGTGATGTGACATGTGACAATGGTGGATTG AAAGAACAACTTTCCAATGGGACGTCTGAATATTTTACTGAATCTGCTGAGAACAAGAAGCTTAAGATTAGTCTGAGTGAACAAATAAAGCAAGACATCCTGAGAAAAAT TGTGAAGAGGACAAAACCAAGGAGAAGTAGTGCAAGCAAACCTCAAATCAGCAAGGACTCCAAGAAAGTGTATCTTGGCTGGGCAGACTCGCAGACAGAGAACAGAAAGAGCGACTGTGAGACTTCTCCCAGTGCTCGGGCTGCTGTGAAACGTAGGAGCCCAGGCCTGCTGAAGGactgcacaaacacagctgagagcagcctggcgcttccagtgctggagcagagaagggaTGTTGGTCAGAGAGAGCCAGAAGAGGTTCGCAGCCAGCACCAAGCTCACTCTCTGCAGTGGCCAGAGGCGAGGCTGCTCAGTGAGAGCCCTCCTTGCTGCTCTGAGTCAGCGCTGCCAGCTCCTAAACAAAGTCAGAGACTGACCAGAGCACAGGCTCAGCTCGAGACCTGTGCTTCACAGGAAAAGTTGGAGCATTTCACAAAAGTGTCCTCTGAAGGGACTCCTTTAACTTCCATCAATACAGAAATGAGTGAGTGTGAAGATAATTGTTTGGGTCCATTCCTGGAGGAGAAGACACCTCTTAATTACAGGTTgtttgcaaggcaagatgtgACAGAGACTCTGGTTGACAAGAAGTCGTTGACTTTGAGAAAAAACCCCTCCTGGTCTCTTCTTGTGAGCAGCAGTGGAGTGCAGGCGAGCCAAAATGAGATAAGGACAGCCCCtgaagagctgcctgcagtgccaaCATCAGAGCTGCACCCCATGTCTTCAGAGAAGCTttcccaaaaaagaaaaaaagaggtggaAAACGGTCTTGGGAAGTTAAAACTGCGAAGGCTTAACAAGTCAAAATATGAATTACTGCCTTGA
- the SLX4IP gene encoding protein SLX4IP isoform X2, protein MASNKFVIKCGNFAVLVDVHILPQGSSKDTSWFSDHEKEEVCKLLEEVVASRVKHYLEAPKQRGQKPTEQGSSGPLFLTANSLHITAYFMKRWVNLRCALGKRYRELRVFPEKFIVCVSKLDFDPSDVTCDNGGLKEQLSNGTSEYFTESAENKKLKISLSEQIKQDILRKIVKRTKPRRSSASKPQISKDSKKVYLGWADSQTENRKSDCETSPSARAAVKRRSPGLLKDCTNTAESSLALPVLEQRRDVGQREPEEVRSQHQAHSLQWPEARLLSESPPCCSESALPAPKQSQRLTRAQAQLETCASQEKLEHFTKVSSEGTPLTSINTEMSECEDNCLGPFLEEKTPLNYRLFARQDVTETLVDKKSLTLRKNPSWSLLVSSSGVQASQNEIRTAPEELPAVPTSELHPMSSEKLSQKRKKEVENGLGKLKLRRLNKSKYELLP, encoded by the exons tgtgggAACTTTGCTGTCTTGGTGGATGTTCATATTTTGCCTCAAGGCTCCAGTAAAGACACCAGCTGGTTTTCAGATCATGAGAAAGAG GAGGTCTGCAAGCTGCTGGAAGAAGTTGTTGCTTCAAGGGTCAAACACTACTTGGAGGCACCTAAACAGCGTGGTCAGAAGCCCACGGAACAGGGATCATCTGGGCCCTTGTTTCTTACTg CCAACAGTTTGCACATTACTGCCTACTTTATGAAGAGATGGGTTAATCTCCGTTGTGCTCTAGGGAAACGTTATCGTG AGCTCCGTGTGTTTCCAGAGAAATTTATCGTTTGTGTCAGTAAACTTGACTTTGATCCAAGTGATGTGACATGTGACAATGGTGGATTG AAAGAACAACTTTCCAATGGGACGTCTGAATATTTTACTGAATCTGCTGAGAACAAGAAGCTTAAGATTAGTCTGAGTGAACAAATAAAGCAAGACATCCTGAGAAAAAT TGTGAAGAGGACAAAACCAAGGAGAAGTAGTGCAAGCAAACCTCAAATCAGCAAGGACTCCAAGAAAGTGTATCTTGGCTGGGCAGACTCGCAGACAGAGAACAGAAAGAGCGACTGTGAGACTTCTCCCAGTGCTCGGGCTGCTGTGAAACGTAGGAGCCCAGGCCTGCTGAAGGactgcacaaacacagctgagagcagcctggcgcttccagtgctggagcagagaagggaTGTTGGTCAGAGAGAGCCAGAAGAGGTTCGCAGCCAGCACCAAGCTCACTCTCTGCAGTGGCCAGAGGCGAGGCTGCTCAGTGAGAGCCCTCCTTGCTGCTCTGAGTCAGCGCTGCCAGCTCCTAAACAAAGTCAGAGACTGACCAGAGCACAGGCTCAGCTCGAGACCTGTGCTTCACAGGAAAAGTTGGAGCATTTCACAAAAGTGTCCTCTGAAGGGACTCCTTTAACTTCCATCAATACAGAAATGAGTGAGTGTGAAGATAATTGTTTGGGTCCATTCCTGGAGGAGAAGACACCTCTTAATTACAGGTTgtttgcaaggcaagatgtgACAGAGACTCTGGTTGACAAGAAGTCGTTGACTTTGAGAAAAAACCCCTCCTGGTCTCTTCTTGTGAGCAGCAGTGGAGTGCAGGCGAGCCAAAATGAGATAAGGACAGCCCCtgaagagctgcctgcagtgccaaCATCAGAGCTGCACCCCATGTCTTCAGAGAAGCTttcccaaaaaagaaaaaaagaggtggaAAACGGTCTTGGGAAGTTAAAACTGCGAAGGCTTAACAAGTCAAAATATGAATTACTGCCTTGA
- the SLX4IP gene encoding protein SLX4IP isoform X5, translated as MKRWVNLRCALGKRYRELRVFPEKFIVCVSKLDFDPSDVTCDNGGLKEQLSNGTSEYFTESAENKKLKISLSEQIKQDILRKIVKRTKPRRSSASKPQISKDSKKVYLGWADSQTENRKSDCETSPSARAAVKRRSPGLLKDCTNTAESSLALPVLEQRRDVGQREPEEVRSQHQAHSLQWPEARLLSESPPCCSESALPAPKQSQRLTRAQAQLETCASQEKLEHFTKVSSEGTPLTSINTEMSECEDNCLGPFLEEKTPLNYRLFARQDVTETLVDKKSLTLRKNPSWSLLVSSSGVQASQNEIRTAPEELPAVPTSELHPMSSEKLSQKRKKEVENGLGKLKLRRLNKSKYELLP; from the exons ATGAAGAGATGGGTTAATCTCCGTTGTGCTCTAGGGAAACGTTATCGTG AGCTCCGTGTGTTTCCAGAGAAATTTATCGTTTGTGTCAGTAAACTTGACTTTGATCCAAGTGATGTGACATGTGACAATGGTGGATTG AAAGAACAACTTTCCAATGGGACGTCTGAATATTTTACTGAATCTGCTGAGAACAAGAAGCTTAAGATTAGTCTGAGTGAACAAATAAAGCAAGACATCCTGAGAAAAAT TGTGAAGAGGACAAAACCAAGGAGAAGTAGTGCAAGCAAACCTCAAATCAGCAAGGACTCCAAGAAAGTGTATCTTGGCTGGGCAGACTCGCAGACAGAGAACAGAAAGAGCGACTGTGAGACTTCTCCCAGTGCTCGGGCTGCTGTGAAACGTAGGAGCCCAGGCCTGCTGAAGGactgcacaaacacagctgagagcagcctggcgcttccagtgctggagcagagaagggaTGTTGGTCAGAGAGAGCCAGAAGAGGTTCGCAGCCAGCACCAAGCTCACTCTCTGCAGTGGCCAGAGGCGAGGCTGCTCAGTGAGAGCCCTCCTTGCTGCTCTGAGTCAGCGCTGCCAGCTCCTAAACAAAGTCAGAGACTGACCAGAGCACAGGCTCAGCTCGAGACCTGTGCTTCACAGGAAAAGTTGGAGCATTTCACAAAAGTGTCCTCTGAAGGGACTCCTTTAACTTCCATCAATACAGAAATGAGTGAGTGTGAAGATAATTGTTTGGGTCCATTCCTGGAGGAGAAGACACCTCTTAATTACAGGTTgtttgcaaggcaagatgtgACAGAGACTCTGGTTGACAAGAAGTCGTTGACTTTGAGAAAAAACCCCTCCTGGTCTCTTCTTGTGAGCAGCAGTGGAGTGCAGGCGAGCCAAAATGAGATAAGGACAGCCCCtgaagagctgcctgcagtgccaaCATCAGAGCTGCACCCCATGTCTTCAGAGAAGCTttcccaaaaaagaaaaaaagaggtggaAAACGGTCTTGGGAAGTTAAAACTGCGAAGGCTTAACAAGTCAAAATATGAATTACTGCCTTGA
- the SLX4IP gene encoding protein SLX4IP isoform X3 has product MELHVHQNKSKNGNFYKSISVGTLLSWWMFIFCLKAPVKTPAGFQIMRKRRSASCWKKLLLQGSNTTWRHLNSVVRSPRNRDHLGPCFLLKEQLSNGTSEYFTESAENKKLKISLSEQIKQDILRKIVKRTKPRRSSASKPQISKDSKKVYLGWADSQTENRKSDCETSPSARAAVKRRSPGLLKDCTNTAESSLALPVLEQRRDVGQREPEEVRSQHQAHSLQWPEARLLSESPPCCSESALPAPKQSQRLTRAQAQLETCASQEKLEHFTKVSSEGTPLTSINTEMSECEDNCLGPFLEEKTPLNYRLFARQDVTETLVDKKSLTLRKNPSWSLLVSSSGVQASQNEIRTAPEELPAVPTSELHPMSSEKLSQKRKKEVENGLGKLKLRRLNKSKYELLP; this is encoded by the exons ATGGAGTTGCATGTTCATcagaataaaagtaaaaatggaAACTTCTATAAGAGCATCAG tgtgggAACTTTGCTGTCTTGGTGGATGTTCATATTTTGCCTCAAGGCTCCAGTAAAGACACCAGCTGGTTTTCAGATCATGAGAAAGAG GAGGTCTGCAAGCTGCTGGAAGAAGTTGTTGCTTCAAGGGTCAAACACTACTTGGAGGCACCTAAACAGCGTGGTCAGAAGCCCACGGAACAGGGATCATCTGGGCCCTTGTTTCTTACTg AAAGAACAACTTTCCAATGGGACGTCTGAATATTTTACTGAATCTGCTGAGAACAAGAAGCTTAAGATTAGTCTGAGTGAACAAATAAAGCAAGACATCCTGAGAAAAAT TGTGAAGAGGACAAAACCAAGGAGAAGTAGTGCAAGCAAACCTCAAATCAGCAAGGACTCCAAGAAAGTGTATCTTGGCTGGGCAGACTCGCAGACAGAGAACAGAAAGAGCGACTGTGAGACTTCTCCCAGTGCTCGGGCTGCTGTGAAACGTAGGAGCCCAGGCCTGCTGAAGGactgcacaaacacagctgagagcagcctggcgcttccagtgctggagcagagaagggaTGTTGGTCAGAGAGAGCCAGAAGAGGTTCGCAGCCAGCACCAAGCTCACTCTCTGCAGTGGCCAGAGGCGAGGCTGCTCAGTGAGAGCCCTCCTTGCTGCTCTGAGTCAGCGCTGCCAGCTCCTAAACAAAGTCAGAGACTGACCAGAGCACAGGCTCAGCTCGAGACCTGTGCTTCACAGGAAAAGTTGGAGCATTTCACAAAAGTGTCCTCTGAAGGGACTCCTTTAACTTCCATCAATACAGAAATGAGTGAGTGTGAAGATAATTGTTTGGGTCCATTCCTGGAGGAGAAGACACCTCTTAATTACAGGTTgtttgcaaggcaagatgtgACAGAGACTCTGGTTGACAAGAAGTCGTTGACTTTGAGAAAAAACCCCTCCTGGTCTCTTCTTGTGAGCAGCAGTGGAGTGCAGGCGAGCCAAAATGAGATAAGGACAGCCCCtgaagagctgcctgcagtgccaaCATCAGAGCTGCACCCCATGTCTTCAGAGAAGCTttcccaaaaaagaaaaaaagaggtggaAAACGGTCTTGGGAAGTTAAAACTGCGAAGGCTTAACAAGTCAAAATATGAATTACTGCCTTGA
- the SLX4IP gene encoding protein SLX4IP isoform X4, producing the protein MFIFCLKAPVKTPAGFQIMRKSGFSFRRSASCWKKLLLQGSNTTWRHLNSVVRSPRNRDHLGPCFLLKEQLSNGTSEYFTESAENKKLKISLSEQIKQDILRKIVKRTKPRRSSASKPQISKDSKKVYLGWADSQTENRKSDCETSPSARAAVKRRSPGLLKDCTNTAESSLALPVLEQRRDVGQREPEEVRSQHQAHSLQWPEARLLSESPPCCSESALPAPKQSQRLTRAQAQLETCASQEKLEHFTKVSSEGTPLTSINTEMSECEDNCLGPFLEEKTPLNYRLFARQDVTETLVDKKSLTLRKNPSWSLLVSSSGVQASQNEIRTAPEELPAVPTSELHPMSSEKLSQKRKKEVENGLGKLKLRRLNKSKYELLP; encoded by the exons ATGTTCATATTTTGCCTCAAGGCTCCAGTAAAGACACCAGCTGGTTTTCAGATCATGAGAAAGAG TGGTTTCTCTTTCAGGAGGTCTGCAAGCTGCTGGAAGAAGTTGTTGCTTCAAGGGTCAAACACTACTTGGAGGCACCTAAACAGCGTGGTCAGAAGCCCACGGAACAGGGATCATCTGGGCCCTTGTTTCTTACTg AAAGAACAACTTTCCAATGGGACGTCTGAATATTTTACTGAATCTGCTGAGAACAAGAAGCTTAAGATTAGTCTGAGTGAACAAATAAAGCAAGACATCCTGAGAAAAAT TGTGAAGAGGACAAAACCAAGGAGAAGTAGTGCAAGCAAACCTCAAATCAGCAAGGACTCCAAGAAAGTGTATCTTGGCTGGGCAGACTCGCAGACAGAGAACAGAAAGAGCGACTGTGAGACTTCTCCCAGTGCTCGGGCTGCTGTGAAACGTAGGAGCCCAGGCCTGCTGAAGGactgcacaaacacagctgagagcagcctggcgcttccagtgctggagcagagaagggaTGTTGGTCAGAGAGAGCCAGAAGAGGTTCGCAGCCAGCACCAAGCTCACTCTCTGCAGTGGCCAGAGGCGAGGCTGCTCAGTGAGAGCCCTCCTTGCTGCTCTGAGTCAGCGCTGCCAGCTCCTAAACAAAGTCAGAGACTGACCAGAGCACAGGCTCAGCTCGAGACCTGTGCTTCACAGGAAAAGTTGGAGCATTTCACAAAAGTGTCCTCTGAAGGGACTCCTTTAACTTCCATCAATACAGAAATGAGTGAGTGTGAAGATAATTGTTTGGGTCCATTCCTGGAGGAGAAGACACCTCTTAATTACAGGTTgtttgcaaggcaagatgtgACAGAGACTCTGGTTGACAAGAAGTCGTTGACTTTGAGAAAAAACCCCTCCTGGTCTCTTCTTGTGAGCAGCAGTGGAGTGCAGGCGAGCCAAAATGAGATAAGGACAGCCCCtgaagagctgcctgcagtgccaaCATCAGAGCTGCACCCCATGTCTTCAGAGAAGCTttcccaaaaaagaaaaaaagaggtggaAAACGGTCTTGGGAAGTTAAAACTGCGAAGGCTTAACAAGTCAAAATATGAATTACTGCCTTGA